The Solanum lycopersicum chromosome 2, SLM_r2.1 DNA window acttgatgaatcaaAAGATCTGAATCTCCGATAACCAACAACTCATAGACATTCATGTCAATGGCCATTCTCAAACCAAGAATACAAGCTTCGTATTCGGCCATGTTGTTCGTACAATCAAATCGAAGTTTACAAGCTTCGTATTCGGCCATGTTGTTCGTACAATCAAATCGAAGTTTATCCGCTATGGGATAGATGCTGACTGTATTCTGACACTAAGACCGCCCCAAATGATTTGCCGCTgcatcaaagaataatctccaacctggatatGCTTTTGAAATATCCTCACCCAGAGATGATAtttcttcatcgtgaaaataagtTTTAAGTGGTTTATAATCTTCATCAACAGGAtttttctgcaagatgatcagcaAAGGCCTGTGTTTTTATCGCCTTCTAAGTAACATACACAACGTCAAATTCACTCAACAGCATTTTTCATTTAGCTCACTTTCTGGTCGGCATCGCCTTCTGGAAAACATACTTCAGCGGGTCCATTCTTGAAATAAGATATGTCGTGTATGAAGACAGATAATGTCTTAACTTCTGGGCAAGCCAAGTTAAAGCACAACACGTTCTCTCCAACAGAGTATAACAAGACTCGTATAGAGTAAACTTCTTGCTTATATAATAAATGGCTCGCTCCTTCTTTCATGTTTCGTCCGTTGTCTGAGACGGACAAATATAGCAACATAGGGCTCCCTTCTCGCAGATGAACCAATACCAGTGGGTCGGACAAATAGTTGTTGATAGCTTCAAAAGCAGTCTGACATTCTTTAGTCTACTTTGTTGGAGCATCTTTCTTCAACAGTTTGAAGATAGGCTCACACACCATAGTTGATTGAGCTATGAATCGGTTGATGTAGTTCAACCTCcccaagaaactcatcacctcctTCTTAGTCTTTGGCGGAGGTAAATCTTGAATTCCCTTAATCTTGGAAGGATCGATTTCAATACCTCTTtgctgactataaatcccaacaacttgCCGGTTGGCACTCCAAAAGCACATTTAGAGGGATTCAACATCAAGTTATACCGACGTGGATGATCAAAGAACTTTTTCAAATGTGTCAAGTGGTCCAAACTCTCGCGGGACTTGATTATGACGTCATCCACATACACCTTTATCTCCTTATGaatcatatcatgaaatatggtCGTCATAGCCCTAATATAGGTAACACCAGCATTCTTGAGGCTAACTGGAATCACTCTGtaatgatatacaccccaaggtCTACTAAAAGCTATCTTTTCTGCATCTTCTTCGTCCATCAGAATCTGATGATAACCTGtataacaatccacaaatgactgcatttCATGTTTAGCACAATTATCGATCAGAATTTGAATATTTGGCAACAAAAAATTATCCTTCAGGCTAGCTTTGTTGATATCTCTTTAGTCGACACAAATTCTGATCTTCCCATCCATCTTAGCGACCGGAACAACATTGGCCAACCAAGTCGGGTATTCTGTCACTTCAACCAACCGAGACTCGATATGCTTAGTGATCTCTTGCTTTATCTTTAAACTCAATTCAGGCTTGAACTTTTGAGCCTTTTGCTTCACCAAATCGAACCTTAGATTGATCGGCAACTTGTGAGACACCACATTGGTACTCAGCCCTAACATGTCGCTGACTTCCCAGATGAACACATCAATGTATTCGGTGAGTAAATGAATCAGACCCTTTCTTTGATCCTCATTCAAGTGAACGATGATCTTGAACTCTTTTGCACACTCTGGGTCTCCCAGATTTACAGTTTCAGTTTTCTCTAATTTTAGATTATGCTGATTTTCAAACTGCAAAAACTCTTCAGCAACATATTTCGGTACCTCACTTTCCTCTTCTTAACACCATCAACCTCGTCATTACCTGCCTCATTTTGTTCGTTCAgctcgtgacatgacatgacattggcaggttTAAAATTTACATTACTGAAACCATAAACAAACAAAGTTAGAAAAGCAAAGTATAACagataagtaaataaataaattttaaaataaaagaggctTTCATTCAAATTGGGAGAAATGGTGCAAACTTTGGTCATGGCATAGGGCCATGTTTCCTTCTTTGAACATCAAGgtagaaattcaaaaattcaaacagttaagaaaaaattaaaaattgtgggtctcgggcctcttccggGATACCACCGatttaaatatgcataaaatGATGCCTTCTGCCAAGGAGTACGGGGAATTAGGATAAGCGTGGAGGTCCAATTCTGCAGCATCTCTCCTGGATCAACATCACAAGTATCCTGTCAGCTCGACCTCTTCCTCAATGATAGCGTCAACCTCTTCAAAAAGGTCACATATTTCTTCCCCAAGGTCCTCCTACTCGGCATATTCACGGACCGGAAAGGATTGATACAGATGTGGAATTGGTTTGGCCAATGCTtgatccttcttcttcttctttgtcttcTATAATTATCTTTGGGGACGTATCCCAAGCCACACCTTGCTCCTTTAACGGGAACTTGAATGGGCTAAAAAATTCCTTGGGAATTCCTTCTCAATCTGAAACCTGGTTTAAATCCACTTTTTAACATCACATTAGCAATCATCCTATACACAGTAGACATGAGAGGCTGTGGGGCCAAGTCTTCACCGATAGCATTTACGAGCTCCACCGTGTAGAAATAAGTACCTCGAGACACTTCATCCATAATCGGCACCTGTCTGTCAGAGTGACTACCTTTCCCATGAATGACTAGCTCTTCATTCTTCCAAACGAGTTTCATCATCTGATGCAGGGTAAAAGGCACAACTCCATCCATGTGAATAAAAGGCCTTCCTAGAAGAAGGTTATAGCTGGTGTCAATATCTAGGACTTGAAACTGTGCGCTAAACTAGGCAGGGCCCATTTGGATAACCAAATTTACGGCTCCCAACGTATCCCTCTGAACCCCATCAAAGGCTCTTACATTGACTTGGTTTTACTCCAGATTCCCAAGGTCAAACCTTAACTACCTCAGTGTCGACAACGGGGAAATATTCAAACCAGATCCATCATCTACTAAGACCCAATTGACAACCTTTTTGCGACATACGATAGTGATATGCAGTGCCTTGTTGTGGGACCTCCCTTCAAAAGGCAACTCGTCGTCGCAAAAGCTGATTCGATGCCCTCGAATAACCTGGTGAATCATAGTAGCCACGTTATCACTGCTTATGCCTACGGGTACATACGTATCATCGAGATCTTTCATCAAAGCTTGCCTGTGCGATTGAGAACTCATCAGCAGGGCCTATACAGAAATCAGGGCTGGAGTCTTCTCCAAATACTTGACAATAAAATAATCTATCGGCTGCATTCTTCTCCAGAATTCCTCTGCATCACCCTCGATTATTGGCTTTTTATCTTGATCCCCTTTTTGAACTCCGAGAGCAATCTCCTCAAGAGTATAACATCTTCCGGATCGGGTCATACCTTGTGCAGCAGTCTCAATCACAAATTTTGGCTTGATAAGAGTTTTTGATGGCACCAAGGTAACAACATTTGCAGGTGTCAAAATAACaaactctttcttctttttgacGCTTAAGGAAGCCACAACCTTTTCCAACTTGTCATGAACGATTGGAGTTACCACTTTCGTCCCACACCAATCATCGTATGTTTCTATCAAACTGACGTTGCCACTTCCATGATTCGGCAAAGTATTGGTATCAACATTAGGTGCAGCTGGTTGGAGAGAAACCACCTTTTAGTCAATTAAATCCTGAATCTTATGTTTGAGGTTGATACAATCCTCAGTATCATTCCCAATACTGTTGGAATGATAATCACATCTATGATCTAGACTATAGAATTTCGAACTGATATCTACAGGTTTGGGACCCACTGGCTAGATATATCTGACCACAGCCAGTCATTTGTACAACTTTATTCGGCTTTCTGCGAGCGCAGTGAAATTCCTCGAAGGTTTCTTCTCGGATCGAGGTCGAGAAAGATCAGAATTTCCTTGTGGGGGAGGCATCTGTTGATAACCTCGATTGTTCGGACGGGGAGCTTGATTTCTGGGATATGAGTTTGTCTGGTAGTTTGGCGTTGGAGCTTGGTAGTTCGGAGGGGGATTTTGGTATAGTGGAGCTTGGGCTTGATAAACAGGAGGGGTTGCTCTATAGCTCGACTTCACGTTAGCACAATAGGGAGTAACACCTTGATAGTAAGGAGAAGGAATTTGATAAAGTGGAGGATGATTTTGGTATATGAGAGATGGATTTTGGTAAATTGGAGGTGGATTTTCGTAAGTGGGAGATGGATTTTTGTAAATAAGAGGAGGATTTTTTTTCTGACTAGCCTGGTAAGAGTTTTGAGAAGGTCGAGAATGACCTTGGGAATATGACGAGCTTCTGGGGGTTTTCCTTCCCCCATATGAAGCAGCAGcgatttcttctcttttcttttttaacgtTCCTGATGATCCAGGATGGCCTATCTTCCCCGTTTTCAACCCGTCTTCCATAGTCTCACCAACTTTGACTATCTCGACAAATTTTGCTCCTACGAGTAACATGATTCGATCATAATACTCGGGCTCTTGCACCCGCACAAACACATCTACAATTTCCTTTTCAGACATAGGCAGTCTCACCCTGTTTTCTCCACCTATAGGCAAACTCCCTATAGCTCTCGgttgatttttgatttattataccAAAGAGTATTGATCTGGAACAATTTCTACGTTGTAAGCAAATCGATCGATAAAATCTCTGGCCAATGCATTCCAGTTGGGACATTGTCAGGTTTTATGCGAGGTGAACCATTCAAGAGTTTCTCCGCACAGGCTTCGGCTGAACAGACGCATCAACAAAGCTTCATCATTTCCAACTCTAACGAGCTGGTCACAGTAGGCTCTCAGATGAGCCATAGGGTTGCCCACTACTGTGAAGGTGTCAAACTTCGGGATCTTGAACCCTTCTGGAAGGTCcaaatttggatgaatacaCGAGTCTTCATAACCAAGCCCGGCGATAACGGGGACGCATTGGAGCTATTTCATGGCTTTCTTGATCTCTTATTTTATGTCGATCTTTGCCTCTTCCTTTGCCCTACACTCTTTTTCCTGTTCCTCATAATAGTCCAGCTCAGAACCGTGCACATCGTGCTCGACAGGGATAAGAATATGTAAAGTGGTTCTTTTTGTTAACGGTGGAGCTACAGAGGGACTCTGAGAATTTTGAGCGGTTCAATAATTCTGTGGGTAAGTCTGCGAATTGGTATTCTAAATTTAAGTGGTGGTGGGGTGTTTAGGGATTGaaagtattttggttttgattttgcgTTAGTGGAACAGTTTGATGGTGGGTATTTTGAGGATGGGGTGGCATTTGGGGGTGGTTGTTTTGAGAAACAGGTGGAGTTTGGTAGGATGCAGAAGTATTTTAGGGATTTTGGGTAGTCAGGTCTATAACCAACGGATTCTGAGCAGGTGTAGATGGCTGGTTGTGGGCTGGATCCATATTTGAAGAAGGGAAGTAGATTGGAGGTCTCCCATCAGCAGCATTAGCAGCAAATCGTGGGGGAGTCAGATCTTGCCTTGTTTGCATTTCAACTCTTATTTCTGCAATCTGTTGCATCAGCTGTAGAATCAACTCAATTTGGTCCGCTACTGTGGGTTGAGCCACCACAACATCAATAAGACTTACTTCTTCATTACTATCCCCCATAACTGTCATTCCTTTGTCTGAGCTTTGTCTAGGGAATAAATCTGCGGgaccttttgatctggtgaaattgggatgatctgccagcttttgATCGACATAGATCAGTTTCAGAGTACCTGAGAAGGAAAATAGCTCAAAGACAAATTTGTGAGTACTGATTCAGAATATAAATCACATAATATCACACGTAgagcagataaacacacaagttgctATGTTTGAGGAATATCTTCAACCTTTGAGTGAGGAcgaaaatagattttttaacAAGCAAGAGTTTGCTTGTTTAAGTTTGACAGTATCTAAGAAAAGCTAAATCACGTTGAGCTAAGGTTTTCTTGCAGCTATTTTTTGACGTCCGTTGATCTGGACTTCGTATTTTCTTGTAATATGAAGGgggagaataatttttttttaaagatagcGGCCGGTCTTGGGAAGGCTGCCTCCGTATCTCACagggagaattcaggcccaacatAGTTCGAGTACAagataaaacattttcaaatcatCCGTTCATTacgattacaaggaaattgaaagaTAACATTAGAGTTTTTAACAGATAAAATGATGACGACACATTATTCATTTCCCTTCTTGTTGCAACATTACTCTTCTTCTTTCAAACGGCCCAGGAATAGAGGTTTGTAGACGATTTCCTCGTCTTCTTCCCCAATCGCTTCAGGGTGGGCGTTATCAGGACCATTATTAGCTCCTTGCTCGTAGACGGGGTACTTTTCGCGCATTTTCTGAAGTTTATCAATCATGTTTCTATGGAaggctttgttcttcttcctcaGTGCGACCATCCTTTTTCTCATGGAGGCGAATTCTTTAATTTCCACTGTCAGCTCTTCACCTTTCTTGCATCTCTTTCTTGGAATTTCAACCGAAACATGTCTAACTTCTCTCGCAAGTCCTCTGTCTTCATCTCAATATCTTTCTTTCCCTTCATCTGTGATGCCATATCCTCATCCAGTGTCACGGTTGCAGCTTTGTAGATTGCGGTGGCCATGTCGACTCTGAGCCCTTTCTCCTTGGCTTCTTGAATTTCCCGGTGATCTGTTCGATCTTTCTTTGTAGTTCTTCTCAAGTGAGTTCCATCTAGATGTTCTTATTCTTGTCCATAGCAATAATTTTTGCTTTTCCTGAGATTGTAGATTAATGTTTTAGGATTTGGGATACGAGAGGTGTCtttgagtgagaaacttgagactcCAAAAAATTTGGTCGGACATTTTTGTGATAATGACTTGTATATTTCTGGGAATTTCTGGCAAGAGTGGGTTTACGATATCCTCATTCATAGcaatatatcacataaacaGTTAAAACACATATATCGCATCCTAAACATGCTTGTGACCCTTTTATGCAAAGGGCAGGCCTAACGATTTGTAGGATGTATATgtcatttgaaatatttcattgccctaaaattcaaatttacacaaatttaaataaggaCAAATGGGGATACATACCGAGGAAAACAGGATACAAAATAATTACTCACGATTCTTTCACAATCTCGTATgctcaagtaagcctttaaACTCGGAACGCTAAGAGAATATAAAGAAAGACAAAGAAAGACTTTGGAAGAGAGGACTTGTATTAAATTGTTGGATGAGTTACAAATGAGagaccctctatttatactactcccTAAGGGCCTAAGaggaaataaatattacaaGTCCCGAAGCAATTACACGTTCTACATTCCCTAGAATATGTCTCTAGCTCTTCCAAAAGGCTCCTAGAATTCTCTAGTCTGCCCCAAGGATCTAGAAGGCTCTGGAGTCTTCTACAAGCCTCTCCAAGGCACTAGGGTCGTCTGCCCCATTCAGATGATGCAAAATGGCCAGAATTGTGGCGGGTCATCACACTATGCTTCCATGAAACCTTCGTTGTTGAACTCGTAGTCTCCGGATGCCAATGTCTTGGGATAGTAGCTTGTGAAACTTTCTTCAGCTAGTATAAACTATGATCTAATTCTTATCCACTAGacaatgatttttcaaacaacgtatacatccttcaaatttaaacacacAAGTATGAACGTCCGTTTAGGCCGTATGCCGTTTTGGACTCATAGTGGTCttctaatgggcccaacacACCTTGAGTGTTGAGTCGTCCTAGTTCAAATGCTCCTAAATTTGGGATTTTGGCTTGGCTCTACGCTAGTTGACTAGGAGTGAATTTTGAAAAGACCTTAAACCCAAACGGACAATTTGGGCTGGAAATCGCGACAACCATTGGACGCataacaaatcaataaaatGGCGCTAACTCCGAAAGAAGTTGAGTATAAAAAATTCGGCTGCGTTTCCGCAAATCTTCCTTTAATATActatacaatatatatcagaaatATGACATGATATGCAATGCCTCTTTataatttaagtaatttaatCACATATAAGCACTTCAATAATAAGATTTAGTCAAAATAGTCAAATCATTTTGGTTAGAACTCCCCAGAGGAATCGCCATTTCTGCTTTACgaaaatatataagtaaaagaaaaaaggactaattttcaaaaaattgattaatcttatgatttaagagaaaCAGACTTTTCAAATtacagagtcgccacttgaatttttagtaaaaatcaagaaaacataaaattattttccaaaaggtttaaaaaagataaaaattagtTGAAAAAGGTTCGAAGTTCAAATGTACAATCCGAGAAGAAGTTAGGCCCTCAAAATGCCCGCTAACTCGCGGTTAACAGGCGATTTGACTAAAActgacttttaatttttattttcaaatcttGACTAagtaaacaaaatttatttttatttgttacttaTCATATCATTTATAGCCAATTATTTTAAAGGGAAATAAGGTAAAGAAGAGTCATTC harbors:
- the LOC138342059 gene encoding uncharacterized protein, which gives rise to MTGCGQIYLASGSQTSAPNVDTNTLPNHGSGNVSLIETYDDWCGTKVVTPIVHDKLEKVVASLSVKKKKEFVILTPANVVTLVPSKTLIKPKFVIETAAQGMTRSGRCYTLEEIALGVQKGDQDKKPIIEGDAEEFWRRMQPIDYFIVKQALMKDLDDTYVPVGISSDNVATMIHQVIRGHRISFCDDELPFEGRSHNKALHITIVCRKKVVNWVLVDDGSGLNISPLSTLSYNLLLGRPFIHMDGVVPFTLHQMMKLVWKNEELVIHGKGSHSDRQVPIMDEVSRGTYFYTVELVNAIGEDLAPQPLMSTVYRMIANVINVNFKPANVMSCHELNEQNEAEKTETVNLGDPECAKEFKIIVHLNEDQRKGLIHLLTEYIDVFIWEVSDMLGLSTNVVSHKLPINLRFDLVKQKAQKFKPELSLKIKQEITKHIESRLVEVTEYPTWLANVVPSFVDCYTGYHQILMDEEDAEKIAFSRPWGVYHYRVIPVSLKNAGVTYIRAMTTIFHDMIHKEIKVYVDDVIIKSRESLDHLTHLKKFFDHPRRYNLMLNPSKCAFGVPTGKLLGFIVSKEKNPVDEDYKPLKTYFHDEEISSLGEDISKAYPEPDCLPWYFDIKKYLESGIYPEDATSNQKKSIRRMTLNFFLSGEILYRRTTNLGLLRCVDAAKLIEQIHAGVCGTHMNGLTLAINILQSGYFWMNMENDCCKFVQKCHKCQVHGDLIRVPPHELNVMSSPWPFVAWGMDVIGSIEPTASNGHKFILVAINYFTKWVEAVSYKSVTKKVVADFFRNNLICRFGVPESIITNNGANLNSHLMRDICEQFNITHRNSIAYRPQMNGAVEAANKNIMKILRKIIDNHCGWHVFPYSLLGYHTIFRTSIGATPYLLVYGTEAVIPAEIENRL